DNA from Elaeis guineensis isolate ETL-2024a chromosome 2, EG11, whole genome shotgun sequence:
AAGGCAACTTTATCCCCAAGCCATCCCTTCATGTATCATGGCTTCTTCCATCACACAGCAATTTTAGTGATCACCAGTAGCAAAACCTAGAACAATCTCAATGATCCTCAACCGACAGTCAGAATGGATTCCAATGCTTcagaaattatcaaaaatattgctAAGGCATGATTAACAAAGAGTTTACCAATAGAACCAGGAGATAATTAGCTAAAGATATGGTAAACTTTAAGTTATAAATGCCCAACTTTCATAGCTAGAACTGCTGAAGCAAGCAAGCATAAATCAATATACAAAAGTCAGCAGATGGGCTGTTAACCCAATTGTCCTAATACACACAATATTGCTGTTACACACAGAAGTCGGTGCTTTTACAATTGGCCACTCATATCTCAAAAACCAATCAAGAAAACCAAGTCTAGAAGCAATCAGGCTAACAGAAGGAAATACGAATTCAAGAAAATTGCAAAGCCAAGAAATGTAGGAgtaaaaaataaacaaagataAAAGGAGGAAAAATCACTGGAAACATTAGCCCACATTTGAGAGTACTCAAACTGATAATACTGTACAATGTTATGTGGATGCTCCATTCCTAGTAATCCCAATAGTGCAGCACCAAAGATGTCTACCTTATCCCAAATAATCAAATCCAATTGTTGTCCTTGCTATTGGAATCGAAATCCACTGTTCATATCTAGCTGACATCTGAAAAAGCGAACTACATTATGTTAGTCCAAATCATATTTCTCAGATATGCTAACAGAAAGAGTCAAGAGAACAAAGTCACGGAAATATAGGAATCAATGTTTGGATATTTGGATGATATACATCAGATAGCATCATATACCAATGTAAAGAATAGGGCATAGCCAGCTAAGGTTGATGCATAATTAATAACTAGTCAAAAGTCCTAACTGGAGGACAGGAAATACgacacaaaaatttaaaaaaaaaaaataacacagTTTACCCTGTTCTGGTGGTCAACCAAAAGATGCATGTAAAGAATTTGAAATATGGGCATTCATCACAAAAACATTGGAAATAGTTCTGATGTACGCATTCACATGAAATCATACATCTAAATAGTGGCTAACTTGAACTACCACGGTCATATGGTGATCTTCTGGAAACTGAAAAGCATGTCTGATTTATTCTTCAGGTCACTTGTGCACCCCGGACTGGGATGAAAAAAAGACTATCGTAGTTCCAATTTGATGTTCAAGGATTCTTAAACCAACAATGAAACTGGTACGGTAGAGAAGGAAAGGAGGTTTTGAGCACTGAGCCACCATTTTTTGGATGATAGAACACTGCCACAATTTTGCGCATGAAAATTGTATTTGGTTGAAAATTAGACTATGTTATGGCATAGCAGTCCTACATCAATACACGACGCTAGTATGAGTAGATGTTGCTATAATTGATCAGACCTGAGCATAAATCTTGTGGAGTAGCACTGAGCACAACTCGTGCCTGTTCTCAGACAACAAATGGTCTCCTAAGATATTGTTACAGTGTCTATTTGGAATATGGAAAAGAAAGAAATGGATATCAGATGAATGATAATCGGAAAGATTTTTGTAAAGAAAGTAAGTCTTATCATTCTTTGGTTGAAAAATAGACAAACCAAAGACAACTCAACGTGTCATAACAAAAATATGTCCTCCTACTTCAACATCAAATATAAATTGAACTTTTAAAATTTTCCAGGGTATTTGAAACAAAAAGCCTCAGAGCTGCTTCAAATAATTAGTAAAACAAACATGAATTTTGATTGGTTTTGGTCTAAATGTTACCTCATAGGCAAGACCATGTGAGCTCAACTTGACGTATGCTCTCTTCGTGTGATCCCAATTCTCCGTAAATCCCGTAGATGGCAAGCTATCTCCTGAACAAACTGTACTCCATCATCTCCATTTCTAAGTGAGTTGATGGTGTGTTCAAGAAAAGTACGATCTGCTTCAAGTGCCTCCAACCTCTCAGCCAGATGTGAAATTTCATTTTCAAGGGTAGTTAGATCACTCTCTTTATCAACCATGGAGAGGTACTGCCCATCACCGTCAGAACCATATTCACCGTTCTGTTGGGTGGTATATTGAACCCCTTGGGAtgacaaaagggagcttgatttGGATTTTGATGGTTTCTTTTTCCCTGACAAAACACTCCCTCCTGATTGACTATTTTCTGGAGACAAATTATTCCAGTGTGGATGTTCCAAATCATTACACCCCGGTGCCTCCTCCAAATATTGGCCATTTTTAACATCATGATCTAAAACTGCATTTCTCTGTTCGGGGTTTTGTCTATGAGCATCCTCACATCTTTTATCAGAATATCCGTCTTCCTTTGCATCAAATCTTGAAAGATCAACGTAAACCCCATTATTGGAGAAAAGATGGAGCTTTTTCTCCAACTTCGTCAAACAATCAGAAATGTACTCCTTCTCATCTTCAAAATCTAACAAAGGAACCTTCAAAGGACCTGATCCACCCCATCTGGAGGCACCAGACTCCTTTTCAAGAGTTGTGCTGGTGGGATTGTTCTCTCTTGACACTAAGTCGTCAAACTTTTCTGGCATTCTCTCTGCTAATGATCCATCTCTAAAACGCTTCTTATATATTTCAaactcttcttctagatcttgtatTTCTTTCTCCCTTTGAGCAAGCACCTCATTGGATTTTTGAAGTGCTTCTTGGTCATACTCAGCTTGCTCTTCCATCATTCTCTGGTACTGTAATGCCTCCATCTGCATAGCTGCCTTCTCCTCCTGCAACCTAGTAATCATAGCCATTGCTTGATTTGCTGCAATGGCTGAAGCATTTCTTTCCTCTTCTAGCTCCTTGTATAAAAGGCTTATGGACTTCCTATCCAACTCAATCTGCCGCTTCAGTCGATCAACTGTGCTTTCTCCTTCTACTTCACTAATAATACTTCCATCTAGTGACTCCAAACCTGATTCATTTCTGTCAATAGACAGCCTTTTAGTGATGTTCTGCAACACAGGTTCATCACATTGTCCATATACCCTGGGACTAGGACTCATATCACTCCATCGGGTCTCGAGCCCCTTAGCAGCAGATATCTGTGTTATGAGTAATTTCAGATCTTCATGAACTTTAGAAGAATCCCTCCCTGTAATTACTTCTGTAAAGTTGGAAGACGTCAAGTTGCCCTTATTGCCAACAGCAAGCTTGTAAGCATCATTAAGATCCATATGAGTGTTCACAGATGAACCAGGGTCACTCATAATTTGGTTTGTGTTCAAATTTATCTCAGCTGAACTAAAATCCTTGGAAACTTCTTCACAGGAAGTAGTAGAAATGTGCACATCATCATGACTTTCCAAAACTTCTGCTAAGAAAGAAGATTATTTAGAGAAGGGCCAACTAAAAAAAACTTGGAGCAAAAACAAATCCAGATTAAAGACAGATATGACTCACCTTTCACATTTGGAACTTCAGAAGGAACTAGTTGAGAGTCTTGAGATGTGATTTTGGGTAATGGAGGACCAGCATTCATGTCAACTCGGCTATAGTCCAATTCCTCCAGACCATGTTCAGCAGCAATAGAAGATGCCAAAGATGGCATATCATGAGACTCACCTACATGGAGTTTCTTCTCAGGAATTGAATCAGAAGGCTCATGCATGACAGGAGCAGGATGAATCAACTTTTCTACAGTTGCATCATCTGAAATAGTGGTAGATAAACTGTTGGAGATAATGGTGGCAGGTTCTGGTTGTGGAGATCGAGGGTCAAAATGTTGCTCAAGTTCCTCAGCTCCATGAACCAGTGTATTTCCATCTTCATCATCTGAGGATGAGACTTCTGACTCTGAGTCAGAGTTAACCTTAAGTTCACTGTATCCAATGTGCAATAGACGATCAAAGCGTGGATTCCCCAAATGATATGCTGCTGTTGGCCCCAAAGACTTCTCTCTTGTCTTACTCAGATCATCTTGATGATGGAGACCATTGTGTTCTATGGAATTTGACAAAGAAATGCCAAATTCAGCAGAGTCAACTCCAGTGGATTTCTTTTGAATCAAACTGACAGCATGTGGTTTATTTCTGAAAAGCTTAGAACAGCAAGAACAAGTCCTCATGAATGACACAGGATCCTTCTTCAGTAAAGGGACTTTAACCGCATCATCTCCATGAAGTCCATCCTGCAGACCACTGCCATTGATAACTCCAGGAAATTTCAGATCAATGTCTTCGCTACCATCAAGAGCCACCCCAAGATTATCCACCAGTGTTCCGTATGTCTCAGGGATAGATTTCTCCATGGCAGATGTGAGGAGGCAGCCTTCGCACATATCATGGAGATTAGCAAGCTTTTGGTGAACATGACAAAAAGCCAACGAGGAGATTTCTGATTTATGGGCCTTGCAAATTAAATCCCAATAAAAATCTGGTTTCTCATTGCCCAGAATATGATCTAGCCTTGAGCATAAAAGACATGGTGTTTGCAATTTGCAAAGACGAGCAAATTTTGTCACCAGGTAAGAATATAATGCATCAAGGAACAATAGAAGCATTAACAACCATTCAAGTACAGCTGAAGATAAAACAGACGAGAACCGGCGAGAATTTCTCCGTTCCGAAATAGGAGTTGCAGCCATTCCTGGAGTGTCTGCAAGATGGTTAAGTGGAATTCTTGCCGGTCATGCAAGATGAGAAATTATCAAACTCTCTACTTCCAagttgatgaaaccaaatatccAATCTGAGATTCAATATAGAAAACATCAACAAGCTCAAGTCAAATTCAGTAAAATTACAAAGAATcagaatattattttttttagtgaAGTTTTTGGTAATCCTCGATCAATGAAATAGAAAGCACAAGCCAAAAAGTTAACAATATAAGAAGCAAAATGTTAGCAATAAGCCAACAACCATCTAAATAGAGCTCTCGAGCAAATACGAGCTCTATCCTATAAAAAATTTGACCTTCAATGGACCATTGAAAGGACCAGAAAAATTTACTAGCGAACAGATGAGGCATATCAGGGCACCTTAACCATAAGAAAGAACATGCCTTCTGGTAACCTCTTATCAACTCAAATCCCAATAACATAAAAAGATAAGAATAATAGTgaacgaacaaaaaaaaaaacgagACGAGATCCAAATTTTTCAAAACCAATTCAATATCCGCCTACTGACAAGCTCCAATATTTCAACTATAACAGATTGCAAGCAAGAAAACATGTATCCTCGCTTCAATAAAACTAATCAAAACAAAACTAATTCAACAAAAACACGATCAATATAACAGCTAATGAGAAAAGAATAAAAGGAAGCAAATAAGATTTGCAAACCAACTTAACAAACCAATCAAAACGAACACAGAGAAAGATCAAAAATCCACCTTGTGAATTCTTCCCAAAAAAAGCCGGCGAACAAACAAAGAGAAGCGATCGATCCGAGATGGGTTTTGAGGACAGCCGAAAGACAGAAGCAACCAAAAGGTAGGATCTTTTCCCCTCTCCTCCCCAGATCTCCACTCTCTCTAAAAAATAATGATTCCACGAAGCTGACGTCGACAACCAAAATTCGGCTGGAACCACAGGTAGCGACAGCAAACCGAAAGGCCACAAAATAAAAGCAAACCGCGACAAACTCCCCGCCAATAAAGAGACAAAAAAGTAGAGAAAAATGCCATTTTTCCAGCTAAAATTCCACCAATAAAAGGAAAAACATGGAACTTTTTTCTTGGAATTTTTTTAGAAAGGAGGAGGGATGGAATAAAAGCAAAGATTAAATTGAGAAAGGGGAAGAGAAATAGTGGCAATCGAGGGTGGGAGAGGTAAAGGATTTACGGATGGGGCCGTTGACAGAGACTTTGAAGGACGGTTGAAAGTGACCGTTGTTTTGGACTGAAGCAACCGTTGATTTAAAACGTCGATCAGGACCGTCCAATTGAAGTTTACCGGACTTGTAAGGCTTCGTGCGTTGGCACTCATGGGTGCATTGGATGAACTGGTTGACCGGCTGGGATCTGGTCGGCTGGGCGGCGAAAGCTTTATTCTTTAATCCGCACTCCCGGTAATACAGTATTACTGCAGCTGTATTACTGTAAAGTGAACATCACAGTACAGTAAACACATTCCGTTCCgtgaacatgaaaaaaaaaaaaatttttaatgatgctaTGCTGATTGACccgataaatattaaatattattttttaattcctGTAATCTGTGATCACCATGAGTTTGACTCTATAGgatcatgagaaaaaaaaaatttgaataaaaatgaaagaagatgTTGATGACTTCatcttgttatttatttattttatcttctacttataaattatagcttaatttaattttctttgtAGATTATCAAAATGGCCTCTGTTGAGGGAAGTATGccatccatggatgattcaagtaaTACTTCATCCACTCAAATAACTGGGGTTAGAGGTAAAAGTGATCCTGCATGGAATCATTGTAGAGAAGCTCCTGAACTTAGTGGTAATACCAAAAGGATGAAGTTGGCATGCTTGTATTGTGGAAAGTCATTTGCTGGTGGTGGGATCAATCGCTTCAAACAACATCTTGCAGGAGTAAAAGGAGAAGTAGAACCATGTCGCAAAGTGCCGGCGGATATTCGCCATCAAATGATACAAAATATTCAAGCTATtagtgagaagaagaaaagaacaaaGGAAATGTGTGAAGATTACAATCCCTTTAGTGCAAGGCATAAGGAACATGAGGAACAAGTATATTATAGGCAATTAGGTGAAGATGATGACATACAAGAAATTCCTCCCTCATCAAACAAGTCTACGGGTAATGTATTACCTacaagaggtaaaaatatagaaggTGGAAAAGGAAAACAACTAGGAACAATTGGAAATTATTTCATGCCCAGAACAACTCCCGGTGCTCAACCAACTATAAAAAGCTTGTTGCAAAACAAAGAAGCAGTTGAAAGGTGTGATCTTGCAGTGGCAAAATGGATGATAGATGCATGTGTGCCATTTAATGCTGTCAACTCTAAGTATTATCAGTGCATGATAGATGCAATAGCTAGTATGGGGCCGGGTTACAAAGCTCCAAATTTTCATTCTGTTCGTGGTTATTTGTTAACCAAGAATGTTGATGAGGTAAAAAAGTATGTTGAAAGCTTTCGTGCCACATGGAAGAAAACAGGATGCACAATCATGGCTGATGGATGGACAGATCAGTGTAGGAGaactttgattaattttttagtttattgtCCTAGAGGGACCGTATTTTTGAAAAGTGTGGATGCTTCAGATACCTCAAAGACAGCTGATATGTTGTATAAGTTGTTCAAAGAAATTGTCATGTCCGTTGGTTTTGAAAATGTGGTTCATGTAGTGACTGATAATGCTGCAAACTATGTTGCTGCAGGTAAAAAGTTGGAGCAAGACTTTCCTACACTTTTTTGGTCACCTTGTGCTGCTCATTGTCTTAATCTCATCATGCAAGACATTGGCAAGTTAGTTTCAGTGAAGAACACCGTAGTCCATGCTGCAGGTAtcacaaaatatatttataatcattgtTATCCTTTATATTTGATGAGAAAATTTACTGGTGGAAAGGAGATAATTCGTCTGGCACCTACACGTTTTGCTACCAATTTTATTGCTTTACAAAGCATATTGGGCCACAAAGATGCATTAAGAGCAATGGTGACTTCTAGAGAGTGGACAACTTCAGCTTATGCTAAAGATAGTAAAGGAAAAAAGCTCACCGATGACGTGCTTAATTCTCTTTTTTGGAATGAATGTGCTACCATTGTTAAACTAACAGAGCCTTTAATTCGAGTTTTGAGGATTGTTGACAGTGATGATAGACCTTCAATGGGTTACTTGTATCATGCTATGCATCAAGCTAGAGATGAAATGATCAAGAGATTTAGAAGGAGAAAGATTGTAGTTGAACCTTATTTGAGAATAGTTGATTCTCAGTGGGATTTGCAATTacaccaaaatcttcatgcagcTGGGTTTTGGTTGAATCCCTGTTTTCAATATGACTCAGAACTTATGGATAAACATCCTCGTAGTGTTTCTGGACTCTTAGATGTCATAGAGAGATATTCATTTGGTAATCCAACCTTGCAGGAGAACTTAACTAATGAGATGAGATTATTTAGAAATGCAGAAAATGACTTTGGACGCTCATCGGCTATAAATGATCGAAGTCGCTTGGCTCCAGGTAAGCTTGTTCCTTAGTTATGTTCTTATGCTTTTATTAGTTTTATTGATATAAAGTTTTTTCAATTACATTCTATTTTAACAAATACaatattttgtatgtagatgaatgGTGGGTCACCTATGGAAGTTGTGCACCTAATTTGCAAAAGTTAGCTATTCGTGTTTTAAGCCAAACTTGTAGTGCATCCGGGTGCGAGAGAAATTGGAGCATCTTCGAACATATTCattctaaaaagagaaataggttaGAGCATCAAAGGCTTAATGATCTAGTATTTGTGCACTATAATTTGAGACTACAACAAAGGTAATTTTATTGTGAATGATATCCAAttgcttgtatttattttttgttatttaattttcaaactaaCAAATATTAAATACAGGTTTTATTTCAAGGGTCGCAACTATGATCCTATTGACTTTGAATTGTTTGGTGATAATGATGCGTGGATATTAGTCGATGAGCCATCGGAGTTAACTAGTGAGGAATTAGAAACTTTTCACCGTGAATTGGCATCATGTTCTattcaagaaaataataataatggtgagcgaattattttattatatagtttatgaataaaatattattataattttattacatatgatttttctttttaactttttgttaaaATTATGGTTTTGTAGATATATTGAACTTGGAAGATTTGGATGGTGATGATGGTGAAAATGATGGAAATGATGCGAATATGAGAGAAGATGGAGGAGATGAGAACATTGCAACTCAAGAAGATGTTTTTGCAAATATTGACATAAATTTCAGTCCATTAGCTTGAATTTTTATGTTGTGTACTTGTTTATcacttttaactttttttttttaaaagatattgaAGTGAAATGTCGTACATTATTACGTACTTGTTTGTTAAAACTTTTCATTTTGCTAGCAGATGTGGATGGTTATGTTTTAAAGTTTAAACTACTAGTTATTATGCATTTATAACTTTATGCCATTAAATCTTTATATTCATCAATATTTTAGTCTaattatttgtatttataggatTACAGTTTTGTTTCATTTGTATTTTGATACTTGTAGCATTGGAATATATATTATCAGGATTATTATTGTATTTCTGGATATAAACAggttattaaattttagattttatgatttgtGCATTGACCCGCCGGTTCAATCGTTGACCCGACGGTT
Protein-coding regions in this window:
- the LOC105053151 gene encoding probable myosin-binding protein 4, which codes for MAATPISERRNSRRFSSVLSSAVLEWLLMLLLFLDALYSYLVTKFARLCKLQTPCLLCSRLDHILGNEKPDFYWDLICKAHKSEISSLAFCHVHQKLANLHDMCEGCLLTSAMEKSIPETYGTLVDNLGVALDGSEDIDLKFPGVINGSGLQDGLHGDDAVKVPLLKKDPVSFMRTCSCCSKLFRNKPHAVSLIQKKSTGVDSAEFGISLSNSIEHNGLHHQDDLSKTREKSLGPTAAYHLGNPRFDRLLHIGYSELKVNSDSESEVSSSDDEDGNTLVHGAEELEQHFDPRSPQPEPATIISNSLSTTISDDATVEKLIHPAPVMHEPSDSIPEKKLHVGESHDMPSLASSIAAEHGLEELDYSRVDMNAGPPLPKITSQDSQLVPSEVPNVKEVLESHDDVHISTTSCEEVSKDFSSAEINLNTNQIMSDPGSSVNTHMDLNDAYKLAVGNKGNLTSSNFTEVITGRDSSKVHEDLKLLITQISAAKGLETRWSDMSPSPRVYGQCDEPVLQNITKRLSIDRNESGLESLDGSIISEVEGESTVDRLKRQIELDRKSISLLYKELEEERNASAIAANQAMAMITRLQEEKAAMQMEALQYQRMMEEQAEYDQEALQKSNEVLAQREKEIQDLEEEFEIYKKRFRDGSLAERMPEKFDDLVSRENNPTSTTLEKESGASRWGGSGPLKVPLLDFEDEKEYISDCLTKLEKKLHLFSNNGVYVDLSRFDAKEDGYSDKRCEDAHRQNPEQRNAVLDHDVKNGQYLEEAPGCNDLEHPHWNNLSPENSQSGGSVLSGKKKPSKSKSSSLLSSQGVQYTTQQNGEYGSDGDGQYLSMVDKESDLTTLENEISHLAERLEALEADRTFLEHTINSLRNGDDGVQFVQEIACHLRDLRRIGITRREHTSS
- the LOC140855308 gene encoding uncharacterized protein yields the protein MASVEGSMPSMDDSSNTSSTQITGVRGKSDPAWNHCREAPELSGNTKRMKLACLYCGKSFAGGGINRFKQHLAGVKGEVEPCRKVPADIRHQMIQNIQAISEKKKRTKEMCEDYNPFSARHKEHEEQVYYRQLGEDDDIQEIPPSSNKSTGNVLPTRGKNIEGGKGKQLGTIGNYFMPRTTPGAQPTIKSLLQNKEAVERCDLAVAKWMIDACVPFNAVNSKYYQCMIDAIASMGPGYKAPNFHSVRGYLLTKNVDEVKKYVESFRATWKKTGCTIMADGWTDQCRRTLINFLVYCPRGTVFLKSVDASDTSKTADMLYKLFKEIVM
- the LOC140855309 gene encoding uncharacterized protein codes for the protein MRKFTGGKEIIRLAPTRFATNFIALQSILGHKDALRAMVTSREWTTSAYAKDSKGKKLTDDVLNSLFWNECATIVKLTEPLIRVLRIVDSDDRPSMGYLYHAMHQARDEMIKRFRRRKIVVEPYLRIVDSQWDLQLHQNLHAAGFWLNPCFQYDSELMDKHPRSVSGLLDVIERYSFGNPTLQENLTNEMRLFRNAENDFGRSSAINDRSRLAPDEWWVTYGSCAPNLQKLAIRVLSQTCSASGCERNWSIFEHIHSKKRNRLEHQRLNDLVFVHYNLRLQQRFYFKGRNYDPIDFELFGDNDAWILVDEPSELTSEELETFHRELASCSIQENNNNDILNLEDLDGDDGENDGNDANMREDGGDENIATQEDVFANIDINFSPLA